A region of Clostridium acetobutylicum ATCC 824 DNA encodes the following proteins:
- a CDS encoding DUF6762 family protein, which translates to MDFTSLVLFEKKENDNNFLKEIGSYEVNDGAEYIMKMYYDGDKIKAWFNTKNDVEDWEYSACYDLFNEELFTEKGFDISEVDDEYNPTWLVKFDFIEEHTEMQNRIYELCSLIKQEMDRIFKSMQGKKDEYI; encoded by the coding sequence ATGGATTTTACATCATTAGTTTTATTTGAGAAGAAAGAAAATGACAATAATTTTTTGAAAGAGATTGGAAGTTACGAGGTAAATGATGGAGCAGAATACATAATGAAAATGTATTACGATGGTGATAAGATAAAGGCATGGTTTAATACAAAAAATGATGTTGAAGATTGGGAATATTCAGCTTGTTATGATCTTTTTAACGAGGAACTGTTTACAGAAAAAGGTTTTGATATAAGTGAAGTGGATGATGAATACAATCCTACATGGCTTGTTAAATTTGATTTTATAGAGGAACATACTGAGATGCAAAATAGAATATATGAATTATGTAGTTTGATAAAACAAGAAATGGATAGAATATTTAAGAGTATGCAAGGAAAAAAGGATGAGTATATTTAA